Genomic window (Zingiber officinale cultivar Zhangliang chromosome 2B, Zo_v1.1, whole genome shotgun sequence):
gcatggtcgtgtggtgtacacgacctaTCTCCTTTTGGCTTTaaatcttggcacgaccgtgtgaggttcacatggccgaggccacttccttttctgctgcaaccACACAGCCAAGGATCTCCacatggcctgggcaaccccccatggcaaggtcgtgtgaggttcaggaaCAACGCCTTCCTCTCTAGTTTCGCTTGTAGATTTGGCCTCAAATATGAATCCTTTACCAAATTCGACCCCTgtatacaaaaaatgcacaaaagcatatctccgaacaaaaagagtaaatatgctaaaaggaaaactggaagtatgaaaatgcatagataaatcatgctcaaagtatgtgaatgtgcgtccaaacatgcttaaaagtgtatataatctacgcacatcagatgTCAATTGATTTACATAAGCTGTAATTGATTGGTAGTTGAAATCAATCGATTAGCATGACTATGTTTTGTTAGCAACGgtgggccgacaagagggggtgaattgacTTGTAAAATAAAATCGAACAATCTTTTGCTTTTTAAACTCAGCAAGGATATAAGTTAATTATGCACAAGCAATTAACattaaagaaataataacaaCTTTAAAAGAAAAGACGACAAtaattatttggttacaacctaggtggttgttagtTTAAGGCGGTTGAAAGCTCAATGAAATTCTTCTTTATTGAAGGCGAAGAAGGCTCTTACATTATTTGAAAGCAAATAAATAAATTAGGAATTGATTATAAGAGTTGTTCTTCATTCAGagctcaaaaactccttttataaccgcTGGTTCGACCATTGGAGGGGTCTCGGTTCCATCAAAGGCGCCTCCTTtgaggataaacttttatcctcaAGCAATGACTATTATGCGCTTATCCACTCAACCCGAAGCACCTTGgttccttctgaggcgtctccaTCAGCCAACACTTATCCTCTACTCCGAACACGCAGAGGCTACAGATTTACAGCCGAGGTGCCTCCAAACACACTGAGGCACCTCGGGTCTTCAGAAGTCAAAGGTTAACTTCTGAGTTAACCTTTTTCATCTACTCCCGTGTGGGTGATGATTCAGACaatcagagttgagctcactcaaactcaactctgaccttctcctcgagcaggtttcctccccgacttcttgtcccttggaTAAGCTGTgtgcgtccttctcgtccaccgatgtactattctatagcacctcatcccttggatgcaccgagtccgttgactcttttcctgtgtcatccttctcgctagttgtgtcttccactcaacttcttgtgttcctagctcttgcacacttagacacaagaatcaaacacaacgtgacctaacttgacttggttgattacatcaaaactaccacggggtacttgcATATTTTGGCTAAAATATTTGATTTCAGCCTATTAAGCCACATTTAATCTATTTAACTATCTCTTACTCTCTTAAGTTATTGGGTAAGTATTTAAGGGTAATtttcttgataaaatggaaaaagaATAGTTAAAGAGGATTAATGTGAAGTTAAGAAGGAGGTTTAGTTACAAGGGTGAATTTTTGACTTCACGACTTCAAATTTTAGAactttctaaaggtttaggaacttcggatcattgttggtgcaatgatagaagttggaGCATGCCTTAAGAGGGAGGTTCTCTATAAAGTCATGATATTGGTTGAATGCTCAAAGAATATTGGAtataatgaaaggtatgagactttcattgagATGCTTGGAGGTTAATAGGAATGAATCTTGGGAGAATActttttatgtatgtcaaagggggagaaagtatagtttaagttaggaaactctcattcatactttggcatgagaTGAAGTAGGAAGTTGGGCGAATATGGGTTAACTTAAAttaacatattgtcaaacattaaaaaaggAGAGTTTGTTGGTACAATCATTCTgaaatcaaggttgatcaagttaaCTAAGCTCGAGTTGGTATGagcttgaattttgatgtttgacaatatgtgagagagaagctaagtaggtcaagggaggatTGGATACTTTTTTGGGaaaatcctaactagaggttatggaatggaaagtcctaagtgaggtTAGGTAAGAGAAGACAAATGGAAAGTTCTAGTGGAATTAGGCGGTCGAAgacctagttggaaactaggcaatggaagtccttgCGATGCTAGGTAGTGGAAAACATAGTTGGAAACTAGGCGATGAAAGTCCTAGCGAAACTAGGTGATGGAAATCCTAGCGGAACTAGACAATGGAAAAAATTCAactgggtcaaaggttgaccagacacatgGTAAAAAAGTTCTAGCAGGgttaggcaaagagaaagtccaagtaggtcaaaagttaACCAGCCACTTAGTGAAGAAGTCCTGGTAGGTAAAGATTAATCGGATTCTAGGCAATaggaagtcctaacaggtcacaGATAATTAAATATTAAGCAAAGGAAGTTATAGTAGGATGAGGTCAACCAGATATTGGGCAAGATGTGATTTAGACTCAGAAAGGTTAAAATTAGGGTTAGTAATCTATTATTAAGGAGTGGAATGATTTACAAATCCTAAACCCAAATTTTCAAGTTTTGGTGCTCGAATCAATTGACTTAATCGATTAAGCAATACCAATTGGCAAGAGATGTAATTTGAACAAAAGATATTCGAATCGATTAGGCAGATTGCTTAATCTATTGAGACAtgttttaattgattaagttgattacctaatcgattaggaGTTGTCTTCATGAAGAGCAGTAGGGTTTGGAATCAATTAACCCTAATGTCAATTGAACGATTGGGGTCTTTTTCGCGAGAGTAGAGAATGTTATAGAATcaattgggcaatcgattagaGGCTGATaaatcgattggtatgactcaccaatcgattagacaTTCGAAAAAGAGCCATTTTGTAGGGTGAACGATCGAATTATGACATGAGAATTGATTGGGAAGAAAAGCTAATCGATTAGTAGGTGGAAATTAGCTCGAGAAAAATTCATATAAAGGGAAGTTTGTGCATATTTAGGGTTTAGGAATCAATTAACCCTAatgtcaatcgattgattgaggCCTTTTTTGCAAAAGTAGAGAATACTATGGAATCTATTGGGCAATCAATTAGAGGCTAACTAATCGATTGGTATGATTCATCAATCGACTAGACGTTTAAAAAGAGCAATTCTATAGGGTGAACGGTTGAATTATGATGTAACAATCGATTGAGAAGAAaagctaatcgattaggaggtGGAAATCAGCTCGAGGAGAATTCATATAAGGGGGAGTGATCCGTATGTGAGGGGGCTAAAGGCaattaagggaaagaagaagGGTATTTTGCTTAAGGCCAGCACTGTAGAAGGGAGAAGGGGCATTTTTTTTGGGTGGGGGGGCCCGCGAAGGGGAGAAAAAAAAGGGAGCTTCTTGATCCATCGTCACCGACGCCGGAGAGGTCCGCCGACAACGATCATCCTCGGGCCACCTCCTCCCTTCTCTCTCGACATCGTCGCCTCTCACCGTTGTTGCTAGTGCATCACACGGCTCCGCCGCCATCGAGCCATGGCTCCACGCCACCGTGAGCATCGTCTGCCGccgccacctcctcttcttttcttcgcGCGAGCAGCGTTCCGCGGACAAGCATCACAATGAGTTCTCCATGCCTCCATCTCCAGCGACGGGCGCCGCTGCTGCCCGCAAGCGCCGCCTCCTCCAGTTGCAGCCGGCCTCCCCCGCCGTCACTGCTACTTCCGGCGGCTACCATAGCCACCGTCGGCGTCTCCAGTAGCCATTGACACCTCTGCCACCGCCGCCGGCACTTCTAGTAGCCATTGTCGGCGACTACAGTTGGTATTGCCTCTTGGCAGCAGTCCGCCGCCGCCATCCGCGCAGCTGTCCGCCGCCACCATCCGTGCGGCTGTTCGTCGCCACCCTCCGAGCAGCCGCCGTTCAGGTATCATGCTATGTCTATatgccggcctgcgagccgagagtgTATTCGGCCTTCGTGCCACTGTTGTAGTCCGGCCTGCGAGTCGAGGTTGTAGTCGGACAGTGCGTCATCCTACGGATCCATATCGCGTTCGGCTCCGAGCCACCGGAGCTGGCTACTCATCAGGCGGACATTCACCTACTATGCAGGGTCGCGACGACTCGATCAGCGCCgcgaccagctcatccatccatccgagggcgcccccgggGGCAAGGGTACGTCGTCGTATTCATTTTGTACTTATTTTATTGTCCTGTTATTATGTGGATGCTTATATGTTCGCgggacccacctcgagcatcgaggtaccagggatcGGAACAACCCGATCACTGGTTGCAGACGTTGTTGACCAGAAGACAtcggatgacttggtcaacaccgGAGACAGCTCATCAGCTGAGTCATGGGGGTGCGGTCAACCTTTCAGACACGTCattccggcaggttcgtcttctcagcttcccgacaagaTCAAGGAGTTTGTGCAAATTTTCACATGTCAATTCTTGAAGGGTTGAGAAAGAAGTACTGCTGCATTTCTAACCAAACAAGAAGCAATTCCAAGTAATAAGAAAGCATTCAAAGTAAGATTTATATAAAGTTGTGTATTCATTGTATTGCTTTCATTTTTTGTTGTATTGCTTGTGCTCAAGATTGTATTTTTCTACCTCCGAAGGAATTCCGAGAAGAaggttttcataataaaaatataaattcattATCTTAACGGTCCTCGTAGTGTCGgtctgaattttttttatataatagaTACTGTGAAAAAGAGTCAGACCTTTGGATTAATTACATTAAGAAGATGAATACAAAATAAATCAAGATATTaatcttttttttaatttttcgttGCAACATGAAGTTAGAAGAAGTGAAGCGAGCACCCCCTCCTTTCCAACACTTTACATGTCTAAATAGTATCATCGGCTCATTGCATAATAGTCCCGGGGTAATATTGACCAATATTGTTATCATCGTATTAAATAGcgcaaaataaaaatattttaaaaaatgtgtTGAGatgttattttaataataaaaaaaatgctccCGACTATTCTAATAAAAAAAAGTAGGATGCTGTTGGTGTTAACAACGACATTAAGATGGAGGAGaatctatattaaaaaaatatatgtttataaaataatattaataaagttAAGTAAATACAATTTGTACTATACAATTTTAGAagctaataaaaaatttattataaaatataagaTATGTTTAAAGAATAACATTGAATTGATGTACGTTTTAGAAAGTTGGCAAAAGATAGTGACATTTTCAATGTGATTATTTTTAATCGTGGgccaatttaaaaaatatgagtaTACTATAATGATAATGGTCTCCTATGATGCATATATTTATTCGTATTTGaaatttatgaagaaaataaTCAAATGGAAGCTTGAATAACAATTAATATACGTTTTTGAATTGTTTAATCACTTTAATGCTCTCCTACAACAAATCTATATATTTAGAgcaaattttgattaaaaattatgatataattttgtaaaattattttataattttaaaatcatttaataaaTTTGAAAGAATGAATAAATTCACACACCCTCCCAAAACCCATTTAtctattcaaatttaaaaattaattaaaatataatcatACAGTaaaatttattgattattttgagATTATAATTTTGACTTcacatttaaatttataaaactattacatgatatttattttaaaaatacatcaACTAATACATTACTACATGACTTATTTAATCcttaaattaagaaaattttaattttaattaaataactaacatataatattttatcttattaaaaattcctcattttaataCTATATAATATATACAAGTCAATTAATGATATACCAAACTGAGTATAGAATTGTAAAACCTTGAATTTGATCAAACATTTTAAaccttctttatatatatatttttttaaaaaaaagattcctgcgaatattatatattaatatattaaataCAATTTATAAATGACTTGCCATTTCAAAACTTTTTTCTATATAAATCGTAAGTGCCAAAGAGTCGTGAGGTGAATTACTGTGAAGGCTCATTATTGGATCGTTAGATCTACGTTATTAATCTTGATCGTCAGTCCATTAACGCTTGAGATTAGAATGTCAGATCTGAGTGGTGGATAGGCCCATTTCACAAGAATAAAATGAAGTCGGATTAGTTTGTTCATTCACGACTTCTTCCCAAATTGACTCCGGCGACGCGCTTCTTTTGCCACTCCCTTATCGCTTAATCGCTATAAAGAGGAAGAAGGCAGAGGAATCGATCAATGGCAAGGCGGAGGGTGAAGTTGGCGTTCATCGAGAACGAGGGCACCCGGCGGTCGACCTTGAAGAAGCGGCGGAGCGGCCTGATCAAGAAGGTGCAGCAGCTGAGCGTGTTGTGCGACGTGGACGCCTGCTTGCTCATCTACTCCCCCGGAGAGGAGGTGACCACGTGGCCGGAGCCGGTGGACGCCCGACGCGTGGCGCTGCGCTTCAAAGGCGTCCCCCACTGCGGGCGCGAGAGGAAAATGGTGGACCACGTGGCCTTCCTCCAGCAGCGCCTCGCTCTGCTCAGGGACACCCTCCGGCGGAGGCGCCGCGAGAACAGGGAGATGGAGCTGCGGTCGATGATGTTCGAGAGCATGTGGGACAACGGGAAGATCGATCAGCTCAGCACGGTGGACGCCGCCGCGCTGGCCGTGATAGTGGACGGCAAACTGCAGGTAGGTGGTGATCAAATCAATCGACCAATCGCTTGTCTTAAATTTCCATCTTAATTTTATGACGGAGAAATCGTGGCAGGAGCTGTACGAGAAGAGGGAGGAGGCGATGAGGAGGCTGGCCATGGCCCAACCGCAGCCGCAGTCGTTGCAGCCTTCGCCGGCAGATTCAGAAGATCCTCTGGGGATGATTCTCCGGAAGACTACAGAGAGGAGGAGCGACTACGATGATATCATGGTCGTCCCGgcacctccacctccaccgccgccgccgccgtcgatGGATGAGAATCCTCTGGGGATGGTGCGGCGGCAGGAGACGTTTCTGTCTTTAAGAAATTCCCAGTTCGGGGAATGGAACTACAGCATGTTCTCCGATTATCGTCGACTATAGATATCATTATATTTCATGCAAAATAAAACCATTCCAATCAAAATTCTACAGAGACTTGCTTTCATATTTCTCTTTGTGTGCATGGATTACCtcacataaattttaaaaaatatttaaaagtatacaaaatcaaaaaattgCTGAAAAACTTTACTTTTCTCTATGTTCAACCGTCGATGAGCTATTTTGGATGCTGATGGAGTCGTCAATCTTCAAGGGGAAGAAAGAAAGCATGACTAAGAGAGACAGAGAGAGGGAGGAGTTAGAATGAATGCGGAGAAAATGAATGTGTAACTTTGCCCGCGAAAACGGACCACTTTTATAATACTATTGGAGAATGAACAATACCTCCCTTTAGGAATTAATTAACTGGACGTTATTATCTCAGTAAGAAAAACGTCATGTCGTTGTATCTTCAGTAGTATCTGTATAGTTATATTGTTCCAATGTTCTGATAACCCACATATTATCCCCACGAGTATGCTAGTCCACGTGTTGTCTCACGCGTTACGTCTACCCATAGACTAGGACAGCCCATAGGAAGGGAATAATtggaccaaagggcatgactagtTAAGTACAGAAGCATTTGATCGATAAAGTTGATTCAACTGAGCGACGTAAACCTGAGCGTTCAGTCGACGGGGCCGATCGAAGAGGAGCTTGAGCGTCAGATAGGCGGGGCCGAGCGAAGAGGAGCTTGAGCGTCAGATAGGCGGGGCCGAGCGAAGAGGAGCTTGATCGTCCAGTCAGTGGGGTTGAGCGAAAAGGACTGGCCGAGCGGAGAGGAGATTGAGCGTTCGATTGGCTGGGTTGAACGGGGAGGAGCTAAGTGTCAGATTAGCAAGGCTGGGTAAAGAGGAACTTGAGCGTCAACCAACGGAGAGAAGATTGAGCGTCTGGTCGGCTAGGTGGAGCGTAGAGGAGCTTGAGCGTTCGATCTACTAGGATGAGTAAATAGGTGCTTGAACGTCTGACCATCAGGGTCGAATGGGAAGGAGTACTTGAGTGTCTGATCAGTAGGATCTGACGGAGAGGAGCTGGTGGTGTCTGAGGATTGTCCTGCCTATCTTAACTTTGTTCACCATCTCAGCATTGACTTTTCATATTCTTGGACTCATGGAGGCATGAAATATTCCCTGCGTCTCGTCCGTGTTGATCCTCAGATAGATTGACGGGAATGGTAGGGGCGAACATATTCACTTTTAGTCACCATGAAATATTCCCCGGGTCACTCCATTTTTCTCCTCCTTCCTACTACAATTTATCAAAACGTAAAACACTTTTTTTGTCTGCGTAGAATCTcactcttttaaattattttaatttttattttacctttaAGGTGTGCGACATGGGGAAAAATAACCGTTTTAAGTTACCTTTGACAAgtcgaatttaattaaaaccgtatGCTAACTAGATTTGTAAATAGACTGTAGATCGTGTGTGTTTATACACCCTAACAGCGTTAATAATCACTTAATTCTATTATGATTTGTCCTATATTGATTGTCATAATTTACAAGTTATTCTTGTTTGCGGTACACAAGTTCCTCTTTCAAATTTGAAGTTAAATTTGAAAGACTTTTCCGtcaataaaactatttttaaaaattattcaaaatgctCAAATTAATCATGAAATTTGTTTGTCAAAtttctaaatattaaaaattaatttctcaGGAGATTATTTAGAAAACCTTAATTGTATTTGTCCAATAAAAAAGtttttgaattaatatttaaattcaaGAAATGAGAagagtttaaattatttttaattaaccaATTGAGTCTAAATTGATCTGAATCTacctaatttaattcaaaatttaagctAAATAAATTCTCTACATGCATCAACCTCAACACTCCACTCTTCCTTCTTTAACACTTGAGACACCCTTTTAGATTAGGATGttaaatactattttttttataagaaaaaaattttaactttaaaattttataaaatcttGAATTGATAAAAAATCGACGAATCAAATCCTGGAATACTAAATAAGGGCATTGAGTTAAAGTCGTATAAATACGGAGATAAGGATAATGTGGGTTTAAactaaaattgaattgaattgaattatgATTTGACTGGATATGTTGATtccttatttgatttgatttttatttttttatttttgtttcattgttagttttattcttctaatttttATTGTTTATAAAGAAAATGATATAAATAAGTAAATTTGATGAGTTTCTTGATTATCCTATTTGTATGATTTCTAAATCTCTTTTATTATACTATAATcagttcaaaatctaattaatcgaacttatttaattaaaactaaataaattaattttttttgaactaaccaaatcaattaaacttttcaattCAAAACTAACAAACTGAATCAAttaaatattgattaattcaattGTTGACCTAATTAATCAAACTTTTCAATAATGATACATTTCTATCCGATAAAAACATGTGCTCGGCGTGCCATGTCCATTGCCCTGTGCTAATTAGGAGACAGTCTAATACTTCACATCATTGTGGTGCGTTGAAGGACTAGTTTGACTGaaaatattgatttatttaatttaattaaattttaacttttaaaatcaaAATCGAATTGATTTAactgatattttatttaaaaataaaattttgaattaattgaatcGAACTGTGGTTAATTCGATGGATTCATTTGCTTTAGTTGGATTTTTGTTCACCCCTAATATTGTCACCACCTTTTGATACGCAAGAATTACATTTCTAAGGATGTGACATAGGATAAGCTTGAAAGTGGGCCAAACAACCCTAACTTAGATCAAAATCTTTAGACTAATGTTCTTTGAGATATTTAGTTTTGCAGCAATCAAAATGATCAAAATGTTTTTAAATTATGCCATATGCCCTAAGAAAAGTAGTTTTTCAATACAACTAGCAAGTTTTTATCGAAATCAAAGTTATATATTCTCAAGTTATGGAAATGCAATGTTCCCAAACCTCAGACTTAATTTACtcaactatttaaaaattatgtcTTGGTGTGACAATGATAATGCATGtctaatgaaaaagaaaagaaagaggggCACTAACCTAATCGAGCATCCAgtactatatatatattttgttgataGGATATTAAAGTAGCCATGAAGCATACAGGCATACAGCCAAATAACATCGAATGCCCCTACAAGATAAGCAATGAGTCCATTCAATCAGTGACAACAAAAgtgtttttcctttcctttctcttagTGTGGAATATACTTAGGAATACACATTTTTTGCATATAAAATGTAGGGAGGGCATTTCACTTCTGCTGGCTTGGTTCGAGTGGACTTATTTTTCTCGATGATTCGACTGCTCCAAGTGCACGCCATTCTTTCTTTCATTTCGGAGATGAAATCATTGAGGCCTTTCTCCACTTTGATGATTCATATGGGAGAATTATGGAGCATCTGATCCCCTTTGCAAACTCTAAGCTACCTTGATATATGCATCTTTTAACTAAAAGCATTTGGCCACCTGCCAAGGAATCACTCTCATGTTGTTGCTGGATGATTAGCAGGAATAGGGGCGGATCTTAGTACCATGAGGTTCCACCGGTGGAGATAGAGGATATCATCCCTTGTTTTACGTAAAAATCAACCTTTCATGCTTGAATTCCTAGATCCGTCATTGAGCAGGAACAAGTTCAATACCGGTGTGTGTACATAGTACATTTGTGGAGTGAATTTGAGCTTCGACCACTTGAGTTCGAGGTCATTAATTGTGTGCTTAAAGTGTTGTTAAAAGATCATATTCTATTCGTGGTAGTTCTTAGAAAAAGAAGCCTCTAATATTACTATATTAATTCATGGTTATACACGTGAAAGCAATTCAACAACTCCGAAGCTAAGTGATGGTTGATTCTTAAATTATTCTACTCTTTCTTGGTAATACAAGTGTCTAGAGGTAGGCGGTCTCCTCTTGATTTATCTACTGGCTAAATTATTCATAGACGCACAACTTATACACATTCAAAAATGAACCTTGAGAATATTCAAACAAGATTTTAATTGATTGCCCTAGTTTAGTAGTTTCATCGGCCTTTCTATCAAACGACTCCTCGCACAAACCTCCCTTTCACTGTCCTTCATGGGTGATATGATATTGATCCAGTTCACGGCTGCTAATTTCAAGTCTCAGCCCCGCTTTTCCTCTTTCGTGTCAGTGCAGGGGTGATCCAGTTCACTGTCCTATTTGGGAGTTGTCCCAGTAGCAAGGTGTTGGAGATGGCTCGTATGAAGTTATGTCAGGCATGGTCGTGTTGGAGATGGCTCATATGAAGTTACGtgaggcatggtcgtgccatcAGATACATCCTAGCCATGTTCGAGTATGAGAAAAATAGCACGATCGTGCCACCGAACACGGCCTAGCCATGTCTAAATATGACAGGATGAGCACGGTCGTGCCATCAAACCAAGCCTAGCCGTGTCCCGGCCTAGAGGAACAGACACGCTTGTGGCACGGGTGTGCCCAGAGGCACGATCTGGCCGTGTCCAGTGTTGGAAGTGCCAAGTTGAGCGGGATTTTAGGTTTACTTGGTATTTTTTTGTCCAAAATATCATCTATTGCTTGGGATGTATAAATAAGATAACTGTAACTATAAACCTAATTCTAATAGAGAATTCTTGGTCGTTTTGTGGAGTAGACACATCGTCGAACTACGACAATTCTTTGTCATCTTCTCCTCCTGTCTCGATTCTTCTTTCTCTTCGATTTTCTCTTCTGTAATTTGTCACACTTATTGTGTCACAATCTCAACAACTGGTATCAAAGCTAAGACATCATTTCTAATATCTCTTCTGCAAATTCGATATGATGAAGTTCAacagaattgaaaattttggttTGTGGCAGAGGAGAGTTAAAGATCTACTAGTGTAACAAGGCATAATAAAGACGCTAGACGAAAAGAAATtattaggggtgtaatcgagccaagCTAAGTCGAACTTTAAATGTTTGAGTTTAGCTCGAGTTTtgtttaacgaatatattcatggctcacaagcttattcgagcttttatcgagtctaaacgagcttaataaatataaattataaatttaaatattcattaaaactaaattatatatttaaagaaaattataatagtcttattaaaatttataattttattctaataaataaatttaatatatttttctatatgtttcataagtagagtataaaatctataaattcaatatcaa
Coding sequences:
- the LOC122048654 gene encoding agamous-like MADS-box protein AGL80, translating into MARRRVKLAFIENEGTRRSTLKKRRSGLIKKVQQLSVLCDVDACLLIYSPGEEVTTWPEPVDARRVALRFKGVPHCGRERKMVDHVAFLQQRLALLRDTLRRRRRENREMELRSMMFESMWDNGKIDQLSTVDAAALAVIVDGKLQELYEKREEAMRRLAMAQPQPQSLQPSPADSEDPLGMILRKTTERRSDYDDIMVVPAPPPPPPPPPSMDENPLGMVRRQETFLSLRNSQFGEWNYSMFSDYRRL